One segment of Bacillus alkalisoli DNA contains the following:
- a CDS encoding LacI family DNA-binding transcriptional regulator: MATIYDIAKKTGYSVSTVSKVLNNYSDVGEKAKKIINEAVEELGYYPSSSARTLSTKRSWTIGVVFVEDSGIGMEHPFFNAVIESFKKSAEREGYDLLFASSKIGKEERSYLDHFLYRGVDGVVVVCSTLNTPDVNKLMESDIPSVVIDLDARGVSAVYSDNIHGSELAVDYLYELGHRRIAHIAGNEQLYVGVQRLKGFISAMKKHNLEIPKEYTLDGGFFTFEDGKEAMEQLLKLDERPTAVFVAGDLMAVGAMAAVKEHGLQVPDDVSIVGFDDIQISQYITPGLTTIRQDTLLIGQTAANMLIDQINNKKKQFMSVKIPVSLIERDSCRPI; encoded by the coding sequence ATGGCTACAATCTATGATATCGCCAAGAAAACTGGCTATTCGGTTAGTACAGTTTCAAAGGTTTTAAATAACTACTCCGATGTAGGGGAAAAGGCAAAAAAAATTATCAATGAAGCGGTGGAAGAGCTTGGTTATTACCCAAGTTCTAGTGCAAGAACCTTATCCACGAAACGATCATGGACGATTGGTGTTGTCTTTGTCGAGGATTCTGGAATAGGTATGGAACACCCTTTCTTTAACGCAGTCATTGAAAGCTTTAAGAAAAGTGCAGAGCGAGAAGGATATGACCTTTTGTTTGCATCTAGTAAAATTGGAAAAGAAGAACGATCTTATTTAGACCACTTTTTATATCGTGGCGTAGATGGTGTCGTTGTTGTTTGTTCCACGTTGAATACGCCAGATGTGAATAAACTTATGGAATCGGACATTCCATCTGTAGTTATTGACCTTGATGCTCGTGGAGTTAGTGCTGTTTATAGTGATAACATCCATGGAAGTGAATTAGCTGTGGATTATCTATACGAACTAGGCCATAGAAGAATAGCTCATATTGCCGGTAACGAGCAATTGTACGTAGGTGTCCAAAGATTAAAAGGCTTTATAAGTGCGATGAAAAAGCATAATCTTGAGATACCAAAAGAGTATACTTTAGACGGTGGATTCTTTACCTTTGAAGATGGTAAAGAAGCGATGGAACAGTTATTGAAATTAGACGAAAGGCCAACAGCCGTTTTTGTAGCCGGAGACTTAATGGCTGTAGGGGCAATGGCGGCCGTTAAGGAACACGGTTTGCAAGTTCCGGATGATGTTTCCATCGTTGGCTTTGATGATATTCAAATCTCTCAATATATTACCCCTGGATTAACTACAATTAGACAAGATACATTACTAATAGGTCAAACTGCAGCAAACATGTTAATTGATCAAATTAATAATAAAAAGAAGCAGTTCATGTCTGTAAAAATACCAGTTTCACTCATCGAAAGAGACTCGTGTAGACCAATATAA
- a CDS encoding YesL family protein: MGKVMQIAEFVYKFIALNVLWVLFVLAGLGLFGFMPATLALFQVIREWIKGDKEISLFSKFYTFYKQSFVKSNIIGAIFLGIFYIIYVNYSFVSHFYDESIRIFVYILIFGIAAIAIMTFLNVFSVMAHFEYKTLQYIKVAAGLVFARPFITVIQLVWLLAYFLIAINYPKPFLVIGVSVFAYVLMSINYMTFKKYNAA; encoded by the coding sequence TTGGGAAAAGTAATGCAAATTGCCGAGTTTGTTTACAAGTTTATTGCGTTAAATGTCCTTTGGGTATTATTCGTGCTAGCAGGACTTGGACTATTTGGATTTATGCCAGCGACCCTAGCATTATTTCAAGTAATAAGAGAATGGATTAAGGGGGATAAAGAAATTTCTTTGTTCTCCAAATTCTATACTTTTTACAAACAATCATTTGTAAAGTCTAATATAATTGGTGCAATCTTCCTTGGGATATTTTATATTATTTATGTAAACTATTCTTTCGTTTCCCACTTCTATGATGAATCGATAAGAATATTTGTTTACATCCTTATCTTTGGGATAGCAGCAATCGCGATTATGACTTTTTTAAATGTATTTTCGGTAATGGCTCATTTTGAATATAAAACATTACAATATATTAAAGTAGCTGCTGGTCTAGTGTTTGCTCGCCCGTTTATTACAGTGATACAATTAGTTTGGTTGTTAGCATATTTCTTAATTGCTATCAACTATCCTAAGCCGTTTTTAGTAATAGGCGTAAGCGTTTTTGCCTATGTACTTATGAGTATAAATTATATGACATTTAAAAAATATAATGCAGCATAG
- a CDS encoding hemolysin family protein encodes MFIALIFFLFMSFFLSGSETALTAANKMKIQTRAENNDIKAQKLLRLISKPEEFITGILIGNNIANIMLPTLVTIIAIEHEVHIGIATGVLTVVLIIFAEVLPKSIAATFSTRIALFVAPVITILIVIFKPLIFLLSRFTRLVIGLLSKGRQEESSFSKEEIKTMVDIGLTEGTFAKEESQRIKGAIDFYTKDVRDALKTPRMDIHGLPCDISFEDARSFVMDSKYTRYPVYKENMDNIVGVFHAKQLLSWSFDSSKEIKDFMDSEPLFITEFMPIEKVFKMMLKEKKHLAIVIDEYGGTTGIITHEDIIEAMIGQEIEDETDEADEVLIVELTETHITCHGKISISRFNEIFKAKVPEDSDTLSGFIFKELGHIPDVGETLEYHHLHFEIKEMNDNILKQVTVSKNLLYKH; translated from the coding sequence GTGTTTATTGCACTAATTTTCTTTTTATTTATGTCTTTCTTTCTATCCGGTAGTGAGACTGCTTTAACAGCTGCGAACAAGATGAAAATTCAGACTCGGGCTGAAAACAATGATATAAAAGCTCAAAAGTTGCTTAGACTTATCTCAAAACCAGAAGAGTTTATTACGGGAATTTTAATAGGAAACAATATCGCTAACATTATGTTGCCTACTCTTGTTACTATCATTGCAATTGAACATGAAGTCCATATCGGTATCGCTACAGGTGTGTTGACTGTTGTATTAATTATTTTTGCAGAAGTGCTACCAAAATCCATTGCTGCAACGTTTTCTACTAGAATAGCGCTCTTCGTTGCCCCAGTCATTACTATTCTTATTGTAATATTTAAGCCGCTCATTTTCTTATTATCTAGATTTACACGACTTGTTATTGGCTTGCTATCAAAAGGAAGACAAGAAGAGTCAAGTTTTTCTAAAGAAGAAATAAAAACGATGGTTGACATTGGACTAACCGAAGGTACGTTTGCAAAGGAAGAATCTCAGCGAATAAAAGGGGCTATTGATTTTTATACAAAAGATGTAAGAGATGCATTAAAGACACCACGAATGGATATTCATGGTCTACCATGCGACATTTCATTTGAAGATGCACGAAGTTTTGTAATGGATAGTAAATACACTCGATACCCTGTTTATAAAGAAAATATGGACAATATCGTTGGTGTTTTCCACGCAAAGCAACTACTTTCCTGGTCGTTTGATTCTTCTAAAGAAATAAAAGATTTTATGGATAGTGAGCCGTTATTTATTACTGAATTTATGCCAATAGAAAAAGTTTTTAAGATGATGCTAAAAGAAAAAAAACATTTAGCCATCGTTATAGATGAGTATGGCGGAACAACCGGAATCATTACTCATGAAGATATAATTGAAGCGATGATTGGCCAAGAAATAGAAGATGAGACGGACGAGGCTGATGAAGTTCTTATTGTGGAGCTTACAGAGACTCATATAACATGTCATGGAAAAATTTCCATCAGTCGTTTTAACGAAATCTTCAAGGCTAAAGTTCCTGAGGATTCAGACACACTCTCTGGCTTTATCTTTAAAGAGCTTGGGCACATACCTGATGTAGGTGAAACCCTTGAGTACCATCATCTACACTTTGAAATAAAAGAAATGAATGACAACATCTTGAAACAAGTAACAGTTTCTAAAAATCTGTTATATAAACATTAA
- a CDS encoding fasciclin domain-containing protein, producing the protein MKKFTIVLLSLLMVFTFTTGAFAAESPTGKKDIVDTAVAAGSFTTLAAALEKAGLVETLKGEGPFTVFAPTDEAFAKLLKDLNVSAEDLLAREDLKDILLYHVVPGKVLSKDLKDGLKVKTVNGKEVEIKLNPVRVNQANVVTADVEASNGVIHVIEAVLLP; encoded by the coding sequence ATGAAAAAGTTCACAATTGTTTTACTATCTTTACTAATGGTATTTACATTCACTACAGGTGCGTTCGCAGCTGAAAGTCCTACAGGTAAAAAGGATATCGTTGATACAGCGGTAGCAGCAGGTAGCTTCACAACATTAGCGGCAGCTTTAGAAAAAGCTGGTTTAGTTGAAACGTTAAAGGGCGAAGGGCCATTTACAGTTTTTGCACCAACAGATGAGGCATTTGCCAAGCTTCTAAAAGACTTAAATGTTTCCGCAGAAGACTTATTAGCAAGAGAAGATCTAAAAGACATTCTTTTATACCATGTAGTACCTGGGAAAGTCTTATCGAAGGATTTAAAGGATGGCCTGAAAGTGAAAACAGTGAATGGGAAAGAAGTTGAAATTAAGCTTAATCCAGTTCGAGTGAATCAAGCAAACGTTGTAACGGCAGATGTTGAGGCATCTAATGGTGTCATTCATGTAATTGAAGCGGTGTTATTACCGTAA
- a CDS encoding ABC transporter permease: MQWLNLLSTNFRKEYIELKRYLPNTIALLLTFYIVFLAAFFGIMFIGDPASFEANVQYSIVSVVFWGLTLMTLNFIGFTVITEAMRGTLEQLYMSPMGVWKIMLSRVIGQLFLQSTMMTFLLFAAMLTSGQWLNLNPMTTIPIILLTMVSMIGVSFMIAGLAIIFKQIQAFLQIFQFVLMALVFVPLTVAPYLVLAPFVKGVNMVRNVMMENLSLSQLPWSDYSILLVNSVVYLILGLLVFRLCEKTAIKKGLLGQY; this comes from the coding sequence ATGCAATGGCTTAACTTATTGAGTACGAACTTTCGAAAAGAATATATAGAGCTGAAACGTTATTTACCAAATACTATTGCACTACTATTAACTTTCTATATTGTCTTTTTAGCGGCGTTTTTTGGCATTATGTTTATTGGAGATCCAGCAAGTTTTGAAGCGAATGTTCAATACTCTATCGTAAGTGTCGTGTTTTGGGGGTTAACTTTAATGACTTTGAACTTTATTGGTTTCACTGTCATAACGGAGGCGATGAGGGGTACGTTAGAGCAATTGTACATGTCGCCAATGGGTGTTTGGAAAATAATGCTTAGTCGTGTAATAGGTCAACTTTTCTTGCAATCAACTATGATGACATTTTTACTCTTTGCAGCTATGCTAACTTCAGGACAATGGCTGAACTTGAATCCAATGACGACAATCCCTATTATTCTCCTAACGATGGTTAGTATGATTGGGGTTAGTTTTATGATTGCTGGGTTGGCAATCATTTTTAAACAAATCCAAGCTTTCTTGCAAATTTTCCAATTTGTATTAATGGCGCTAGTCTTCGTTCCATTAACAGTGGCACCTTATCTAGTATTAGCTCCATTCGTAAAAGGAGTAAACATGGTAAGGAATGTAATGATGGAAAATCTCTCTTTATCTCAGTTGCCTTGGTCTGATTATAGTATTTTATTAGTTAATTCAGTCGTTTACTTAATCCTCGGGCTACTCGTGTTTAGGCTTTGCGAAAAGACTGCAATAAAGAAAGGGTTGTTAGGACAATATTAG
- a CDS encoding ABC transporter ATP-binding protein, producing the protein MEKIIEVRDISKKYVKRKTKEVITAVNNVSFDVHRGEVLGLLGPNGAGKTSTIKMICGLLQTDTGSIHINGLSIEKKRLKALKHISAVLEGNRNLYWRLTVRENLEYFAGNRGSSRKEVASQVVKLLEQFGLKEKETELVQGLSRGMQQKLAIAVALLANTEVILLDEPTLGLDVEVSYELREILKRIVKEEKRTIIISSHDMPVVQELCDRTIIINKGTVVVDEKVENLMKLFETKAYSIKLGEVLSTSQRKKLEINFPLSTYTENSHQTVVEVNLERSEDIYNLFDIFKEEGTLVESIDRTTIDFEQVFMQIVKGEKRYAMA; encoded by the coding sequence TTGGAGAAGATTATTGAAGTTCGTGATATTAGTAAGAAGTATGTAAAGAGAAAAACGAAGGAAGTTATTACAGCAGTAAATAATGTTTCTTTTGATGTGCATCGTGGAGAAGTACTTGGTCTGTTAGGGCCAAATGGTGCAGGGAAGACGTCGACCATAAAGATGATTTGTGGCTTGTTGCAAACCGATACAGGTTCTATCCACATAAATGGATTAAGTATTGAAAAAAAACGTCTAAAGGCATTAAAGCATATTAGTGCCGTATTAGAAGGGAATCGAAATCTATATTGGAGGTTAACTGTTCGCGAAAACTTAGAGTATTTTGCTGGAAACAGGGGAAGTTCTCGTAAGGAAGTAGCTTCGCAAGTAGTAAAACTATTAGAGCAGTTTGGGTTGAAGGAAAAAGAGACGGAACTCGTACAAGGTTTATCACGTGGAATGCAGCAAAAATTAGCAATCGCGGTTGCCTTATTAGCAAATACAGAAGTAATTTTACTAGATGAGCCAACATTAGGGTTAGATGTGGAAGTTAGTTATGAACTACGGGAAATTTTGAAGAGAATTGTGAAGGAAGAAAAGAGAACCATTATTATAAGCTCACACGATATGCCAGTTGTACAAGAGTTATGTGACCGTACGATTATTATTAACAAAGGTACAGTTGTAGTGGATGAAAAAGTGGAAAACTTAATGAAGCTATTTGAGACGAAAGCTTACTCTATTAAACTAGGTGAAGTACTGTCCACATCACAAAGAAAAAAGCTAGAAATTAATTTCCCGTTGAGTACATATACAGAAAACTCTCATCAAACGGTGGTGGAAGTGAACTTAGAGCGGAGTGAAGACATTTATAATTTATTTGATATTTTTAAAGAAGAAGGGACGCTTGTAGAAAGCATTGATCGGACAACGATCGATTTTGAACAAGTGTTTATGCAAATCGTGAAGGGAGAAAAGCGATATGCAATGGCTTAA
- a CDS encoding calcium/sodium antiporter yields MSYIILIVGFALLIKGADLFVKGASNIATNLRVSPLLIGLTIVAFGTSSPEATVSIVAAFEGSAGVALGNVIGSNIFNITFVVGLTALLNPLKVESETIRKEIPFTLLASVALLILISDRFLQSLSDNLITRSDGIILLLFFAVFLYYVFEVARKSRKEGLVELDQREITPWKINIFLTLGGLAAIIFGGDLVVNSATKIATTFGMSETLVGLTIVAVGTSLPELITSVTAAIKKESEIALGNIVGSNIFNILFVLGSASTISPLLVESKIFIDILFMIVLTLVLLVFSRTNYRIGKYEGTILAIGYIFYVIYIILRN; encoded by the coding sequence GTGAGTTACATAATATTAATAGTTGGCTTTGCTTTGTTAATTAAAGGTGCTGACCTCTTTGTGAAAGGTGCATCTAATATTGCGACAAACCTTAGAGTTTCTCCTCTTTTAATTGGACTAACGATTGTAGCTTTTGGAACTAGTTCTCCCGAAGCAACAGTAAGTATCGTAGCTGCTTTTGAAGGCAGTGCCGGAGTGGCATTAGGAAATGTCATTGGAAGTAACATTTTCAATATTACGTTTGTTGTCGGCTTGACGGCGTTACTCAATCCGTTAAAAGTAGAAAGTGAAACAATCCGAAAAGAAATTCCTTTTACACTTTTAGCTTCTGTAGCCTTGTTAATTTTAATAAGCGACCGTTTCCTTCAGTCTCTGAGCGATAATCTAATAACAAGAAGTGATGGAATAATCTTGCTCCTCTTTTTTGCAGTCTTCCTGTATTATGTATTCGAAGTAGCGAGAAAAAGTAGAAAAGAAGGCTTAGTGGAGTTAGACCAAAGAGAAATTACTCCTTGGAAAATAAACATCTTCTTAACATTAGGTGGTTTGGCAGCTATTATTTTCGGGGGTGACCTTGTAGTAAATAGCGCTACGAAAATCGCAACGACATTTGGAATGAGTGAAACGCTAGTAGGTTTAACGATCGTGGCAGTAGGTACTTCTTTACCGGAATTAATTACTTCTGTAACTGCTGCTATTAAAAAAGAAAGTGAAATTGCTCTTGGAAACATAGTTGGAAGTAACATTTTTAACATCCTCTTTGTACTTGGTAGTGCATCAACGATTTCCCCACTTTTAGTGGAGAGTAAAATCTTTATTGATATATTATTCATGATTGTATTAACACTTGTACTACTCGTATTCTCCAGAACAAATTATCGAATCGGGAAATATGAAGGTACTATATTAGCTATCGGTTATATTTTTTATGTGATTTATATAATTTTAAGAAATTAA
- a CDS encoding carbohydrate binding domain-containing protein: MVKKSFSLFLVFLLVMSNFSSTLAANNENATTNDDWTLVWEDNFEGSELDLSKWSYDKGNGFYDNSGTYISGWGNEELQYYQEDNVRVSDGKLIIEGKKETASDDKGTYQYTSGKIHTQGKFSQKYGKFEARMALPEGQGYWPAFWMMPEEDKYGGWAASGEIDIMENAGGTPHKVGGAIHYGGQWPNNTYTAKDYYFPAGQDVTDFNVYAVEWEPGEIRWYVNGELFQTLNNWSSTGTGNPTKFAYPAPFDQEFYIILNLAIGGWYGGNPDGSTEFPGEMIVDYVKVYELTGRDYLEPVEPVFDPEELPANAKEAIDGNYVYDKDFTKGITKISNAQELENNWDKNFWNLVYLPDFNGNASASVEAIEGKNFAKVDISQGGNQPYSVQLIQNVTLGKGRWYQLSFDAKSTANRNVNVKLGGGPDRGYTAYSPSVDFSLTNEVQSYELAFQMQHETDIASRLEFNMGLNTNPVWIGNVKVEEIDPVDPYNEDQPKTPLRNGNHVYNGSFDLGRIDRMTYWNFNVNNATAEASVHPDARQLEVDIDEAGANEEAVTLVQNGMNLLATDEYKLTFHGKASSNRDIQVAFLSKDGTETYLEKQPVQLTSSMEEKEVTFVMPNETDVEGQLVFYFGGNNHNVVLDNVKLVRLTNNNEALSFDDIFPLKNGDFSNGFYKWDKHIQGDHEPGTSQATINVVEGQLIATIDNEGWEPWHVLLMQNGMDLHPNKTYSLSFEASSTVDRKVEVVLENATYNRFFSEVVDVTDSMQKFEFEFEMSSSDKVDLKYLLGKVANAGEIGNHEVVIDNVRLEVKEDSKIYFPLSNGDFTSELENWHGHVQGIYEGTSDASFYGEDGVANISVGNVGANPWDISLSQEGLTLHENQTYVVEFDAKADIDRKLELVLDNGAPGYHRYFERILDLTEDWNTYRYEFDMPETDTVGLKFLVGKVGGIELEEAHNIYLDNVRLEVKGARAALAGLEEGEEAPIEQPSEPEEPVVSPNEKEWKEVGENLLHDGSFETTTEFGSGENLVEGWNVHNQGVYEDWAGLASFSVENEEAKVQFQQEGWEWWHIQLFQDGIHVPSGMYKIAFDMKSEFARSVKVELAGSGVPIQSFEIDEEMQTYSTIIEVAENGSYKFLIGLGRDAADAELEVPYTMLIDNVKLVAVEELEIVEDPQVPVVDPDEKENETEQPKQETPNNETDQDKTKDEKSNQEGEDLEQEVTPPSSEEDGKALPNTATNMFNALLIGLLMFAIGFGILFLSNKRKLLRAE; this comes from the coding sequence ATGGTAAAAAAATCGTTTAGTCTGTTCTTAGTATTTTTATTAGTAATGTCTAATTTTAGCTCTACACTAGCAGCAAACAACGAGAATGCAACAACTAATGATGATTGGACACTTGTTTGGGAAGACAATTTTGAAGGATCCGAATTGGACTTAAGCAAGTGGAGTTACGATAAAGGTAATGGTTTTTATGATAACAGCGGCACTTACATTTCTGGATGGGGAAATGAGGAATTACAATATTATCAAGAAGATAACGTTCGTGTGAGTGATGGGAAATTAATCATTGAAGGAAAAAAAGAAACAGCTTCTGATGACAAAGGAACATACCAGTATACTTCAGGCAAAATCCATACACAGGGGAAATTCAGTCAAAAGTATGGAAAGTTTGAAGCAAGAATGGCACTACCTGAAGGTCAAGGATATTGGCCGGCATTTTGGATGATGCCAGAAGAGGATAAATATGGTGGTTGGGCTGCCTCAGGCGAAATCGATATTATGGAAAACGCAGGAGGAACACCTCATAAAGTGGGTGGAGCCATTCATTACGGTGGGCAATGGCCAAACAATACGTACACAGCAAAAGATTACTATTTCCCAGCTGGACAAGATGTGACAGATTTTAATGTATATGCTGTGGAGTGGGAGCCAGGAGAGATCCGTTGGTATGTAAATGGTGAGTTATTTCAAACATTGAACAATTGGAGTTCAACAGGTACAGGGAATCCTACTAAGTTTGCTTATCCAGCTCCGTTTGACCAAGAATTCTATATTATTTTAAATCTAGCAATTGGTGGTTGGTACGGTGGCAATCCAGATGGCAGTACAGAATTCCCAGGTGAAATGATCGTAGATTACGTAAAAGTTTATGAGTTAACTGGTCGCGATTACTTAGAGCCGGTTGAACCAGTATTTGATCCAGAAGAACTTCCAGCAAATGCGAAAGAAGCAATTGATGGAAACTACGTGTACGATAAAGATTTTACTAAAGGAATTACGAAAATATCTAATGCACAAGAATTAGAGAATAATTGGGACAAGAATTTTTGGAATCTTGTGTATTTACCTGACTTTAACGGAAATGCAAGCGCTTCAGTAGAAGCAATTGAAGGGAAGAATTTTGCAAAAGTTGATATTTCTCAAGGTGGCAATCAGCCTTACTCTGTTCAATTAATCCAAAATGTTACATTAGGTAAAGGACGTTGGTATCAGCTTAGCTTTGATGCAAAATCAACAGCAAATCGAAACGTGAATGTGAAGCTTGGAGGAGGACCAGACCGTGGATATACAGCGTACTCACCAAGTGTTGATTTTAGTTTAACAAATGAAGTGCAATCTTATGAGTTAGCATTCCAAATGCAACATGAGACAGATATTGCGTCTCGTCTAGAGTTTAACATGGGATTAAACACAAACCCTGTTTGGATTGGAAATGTAAAAGTAGAAGAAATTGATCCGGTTGACCCATATAATGAAGATCAACCTAAAACACCATTAAGAAATGGAAATCATGTATATAATGGCTCGTTTGATTTAGGTAGAATCGATCGTATGACGTATTGGAACTTTAACGTAAATAACGCTACAGCAGAAGCTTCAGTACATCCTGATGCTAGACAATTAGAGGTAGATATCGATGAAGCTGGAGCAAATGAAGAAGCAGTTACGCTTGTGCAAAACGGAATGAACCTTTTAGCTACTGATGAATATAAGTTAACATTTCACGGAAAAGCATCGTCAAATAGAGACATTCAAGTTGCTTTCTTAAGCAAAGATGGAACAGAAACTTATTTAGAAAAACAACCGGTACAACTTACTTCTTCTATGGAAGAAAAAGAAGTGACGTTCGTAATGCCTAACGAAACAGATGTAGAAGGACAACTTGTATTCTACTTTGGTGGTAATAACCACAATGTTGTATTAGATAATGTAAAATTAGTACGTTTAACAAATAACAATGAAGCACTTAGTTTTGATGACATTTTCCCATTAAAAAATGGAGATTTTTCGAACGGTTTTTATAAATGGGACAAACATATTCAAGGTGATCACGAACCAGGAACGTCTCAAGCAACGATTAATGTAGTAGAAGGTCAATTAATAGCAACAATCGATAACGAAGGTTGGGAGCCATGGCATGTTTTATTGATGCAAAATGGAATGGATCTTCATCCAAATAAAACGTACTCCTTATCATTTGAGGCAAGCTCAACTGTTGATCGAAAGGTTGAAGTTGTACTTGAAAATGCAACATATAACCGTTTTTTCTCTGAAGTGGTGGATGTTACAGATTCCATGCAAAAATTTGAGTTTGAATTTGAAATGAGTTCTAGTGACAAAGTAGACTTAAAGTATTTACTTGGAAAAGTAGCAAACGCTGGAGAGATTGGGAACCATGAAGTAGTGATTGATAATGTTCGATTAGAAGTAAAAGAGGATAGTAAAATCTATTTCCCATTATCAAATGGTGATTTTACTTCTGAATTAGAAAATTGGCATGGACATGTCCAAGGTATTTATGAAGGCACATCAGATGCAAGTTTTTATGGAGAAGATGGAGTTGCTAACATTTCAGTTGGTAATGTAGGGGCTAATCCTTGGGATATCTCTCTTTCTCAAGAAGGATTAACACTTCATGAAAATCAGACATATGTAGTAGAGTTTGATGCAAAAGCGGATATAGATAGAAAGTTAGAATTAGTGCTAGATAACGGAGCACCGGGCTATCACCGTTATTTTGAAAGAATACTAGATTTAACGGAAGATTGGAATACGTATCGTTATGAATTTGATATGCCGGAAACAGATACAGTTGGCCTAAAGTTCTTAGTAGGTAAAGTGGGTGGCATAGAGTTAGAAGAAGCTCACAATATTTATCTAGATAATGTTCGATTAGAAGTAAAAGGTGCAAGAGCGGCACTTGCAGGTTTAGAAGAAGGGGAAGAAGCGCCAATCGAACAGCCATCTGAACCAGAAGAGCCAGTAGTTTCCCCAAATGAAAAAGAGTGGAAAGAAGTAGGAGAAAACTTACTACACGATGGATCATTTGAAACAACTACAGAATTCGGTAGTGGGGAAAATCTTGTAGAAGGTTGGAATGTCCATAATCAAGGAGTATATGAAGATTGGGCAGGATTAGCCTCGTTTTCTGTTGAAAATGAAGAAGCAAAAGTTCAATTTCAACAAGAAGGTTGGGAATGGTGGCACATCCAGCTATTCCAAGATGGCATCCATGTTCCAAGTGGCATGTATAAAATAGCATTTGATATGAAGTCTGAATTTGCTCGTTCTGTGAAGGTTGAGCTAGCTGGTTCCGGTGTTCCAATTCAGAGTTTTGAGATTGATGAAGAAATGCAAACATACTCTACTATTATTGAAGTAGCAGAAAATGGTTCGTATAAGTTCTTAATCGGTCTTGGAAGAGATGCTGCGGATGCAGAACTAGAAGTGCCGTACACTATGTTAATCGATAATGTGAAATTAGTAGCGGTGGAAGAATTAGAAATTGTGGAAGACCCTCAAGTACCTGTAGTGGATCCGGATGAGAAAGAAAACGAAACAGAACAGCCTAAACAAGAAACACCAAACAATGAAACAGACCAAGATAAAACAAAAGATGAAAAGTCTAATCAAGAAGGCGAAGATTTAGAACAGGAAGTAACACCACCGAGTTCTGAAGAAGATGGTAAAGCACTACCTAACACAGCTACCAATATGTTTAATGCGTTACTAATAGGATTGCTTATGTTTGCTATAGGATTTGGGATTCTATTTTTATCAAACAAAAGAAAATTATTAAGAGCTGAATAA
- a CDS encoding carbohydrate ABC transporter permease, protein MAARKEVGEGKFSIKKILVYLSLIFGSLVSLFPFYYMFVMATRQNREINQVPPPFTPGTDLVTNFQKVLNNIDFFGAMWNSFFVATTITIGTLFLSSLAGYAFAKLEFKGKTVLFGMILVTMMVPPQLGLIPQYYIITTLGWLNDFKALIIPGLINAFGIFWMRQYIKDGVPYEIIEAAKIDGCSNFRIYWNIVVPMILPAFATLGIIVFMHVWNDFLWPLVVLRDPSMHTLQVALRSLNDARQMDYGMIMSGTFWATVPLLIVFLLFNKLFIQSISEGAVK, encoded by the coding sequence ATGGCAGCGCGAAAAGAAGTAGGAGAAGGAAAATTCTCAATCAAAAAAATATTAGTCTATTTAAGTTTAATTTTCGGTTCCTTAGTATCATTATTCCCGTTTTACTATATGTTTGTCATGGCGACACGTCAAAATAGAGAAATCAACCAAGTGCCACCACCGTTCACACCAGGAACTGATTTAGTGACGAACTTTCAAAAAGTATTAAATAATATCGACTTCTTCGGGGCAATGTGGAATTCCTTTTTCGTTGCCACGACAATCACGATAGGAACACTGTTCTTAAGTTCACTTGCTGGTTACGCATTTGCGAAATTAGAATTCAAAGGGAAAACAGTTCTTTTTGGTATGATCCTTGTCACAATGATGGTGCCACCACAACTAGGATTAATACCACAGTACTACATCATTACAACATTAGGTTGGTTAAATGACTTTAAAGCACTTATTATTCCAGGATTAATTAATGCGTTTGGTATTTTCTGGATGAGGCAATATATAAAAGATGGTGTACCTTACGAGATTATTGAAGCTGCTAAGATTGATGGTTGTTCCAACTTCCGTATTTACTGGAACATTGTCGTACCGATGATTCTTCCAGCTTTTGCAACATTAGGTATCATTGTATTCATGCATGTATGGAATGACTTCTTATGGCCTCTTGTTGTGTTAAGAGATCCATCTATGCACACATTACAAGTTGCCTTACGCTCCTTGAATGATGCAAGACAAATGGATTATGGTATGATTATGTCTGGTACGTTCTGGGCAACTGTACCATTACTAATCGTGTTTTTACTATTCAACAAACTGTTCATCCAAAGCATATCTGAAGGTGCAGTAAAATAA